The Reyranella humidisoli DNA segment GAGGACCCCGAGACGGCGCATCTCGCCGTCGACGTCGCCTCCTGGGCCGACGAGGAAGGCCATTGGGGCCAGATGACCGGCAGCCGGTCCTTCATCGGTATCTTCTCCGAGGCCGACATCGACAAGGCGAAGCATCGCGACGAGGGCACGCCGATGCGCGAGGCACTGAAGGCGGCCGGTCTCGAGGGCGTGCCGCGCGAGCATCTGGAGGAGGGCCGGTACCGCGGCTATCTCGAAGCCCATATCGAGCAGGGTGGTTTGCTGGAGGTCGACGAGAAGCGTATCGGCATCGTGACGGCGATCGTCGGCATCATGCAGTTTCGCCTGACCTTCAGCGGCATCCAGAACCATGCCGGCACGACGCCGATGCCGATCCGCAAGGATGCGGGGGTCGCCATGATGCGGCTCTACAACGACGTGATGGACAAGTTCCCCGCCGTCTCGGGTCCGCGCAGCGTCTGGACCGTCGGCAAGATGGTGCTGGAGCCCGGCGCGCCGGCCATCGTGCCGGGCCGGGCCGAAATGGTCCTGCAGTTCCGTGACGCCGACTACAAGGTATTGCAGGCCTTCGAGGCCAAGCTGATGGAGATCGTCGCCGATCACCAGAAGAACAGCCCGTGCAAGGTCGAGTGCGTGAACCTCTCGCGCACCCAGCCGCTGGTGATGGACGAGCGTTTCCTCGAGGCGATCGAGGAATCGGCCGCCGTGCATGCCTCAGAGAAGCATATGCGCATGCCGTCGGGCGCGGGCCACGATGCCCAGGTGATCGGCCTGAAGATGCCGGCGGCCATGATGTTCGTGCCGTCGATTGGCGGCATCTCGCACCACTTCACCGAGAATACCCACGATGCCGACATCGTGCTGGGCTGCCAGGTCTTCGCCGACGCCACGGCCAAAATCCTGAAGGGGAACTGACCCGGCAACTTGCGCTATCCTGCCCGGCCGGATGAAGCGGTCGGAGCAGGGATGTCGAAGGTTACGCGCGCCACGAAGGCACTCGAACAGGCGAAGGTCGCCTTCACGGTCCACACCTACGACTACGATCCCGACGCCGACAAG contains these protein-coding regions:
- a CDS encoding hydantoinase/carbamoylase family amidase, translated to MPTINGERLLGDLRRIADFGRYQTGVHRPHLSPQDVESRHWLVARMKEAGLEPVIDGIGTVIGKSPKTGPRILIGSHSDTQPRGGWLDGVMGVIYGLEVARALAEDPETAHLAVDVASWADEEGHWGQMTGSRSFIGIFSEADIDKAKHRDEGTPMREALKAAGLEGVPREHLEEGRYRGYLEAHIEQGGLLEVDEKRIGIVTAIVGIMQFRLTFSGIQNHAGTTPMPIRKDAGVAMMRLYNDVMDKFPAVSGPRSVWTVGKMVLEPGAPAIVPGRAEMVLQFRDADYKVLQAFEAKLMEIVADHQKNSPCKVECVNLSRTQPLVMDERFLEAIEESAAVHASEKHMRMPSGAGHDAQVIGLKMPAAMMFVPSIGGISHHFTENTHDADIVLGCQVFADATAKILKGN